The DNA sequence CAAACATCGGACGCAGCAGTTCAAACCGTTTGAAAATGGCAAGTGGTTTAGAGCATGGAAAAACTGCAAAAACAATGTTTAAACAGCTTCTAATGAGTACAGATGAAAAAATGCAACTGATTGCATGTAAGCTTTTTACGGGAAGAACACATCAAATCAGGGTACATCTTGAAAGTTTAAACAGACATATTGTAGGTGAGCATCTTTACGCGCAAAGCCCAAAAATGGAGAAATCGGAACGGATTTTGCTCCATGCGTACATAATATATTTTGTACATCCAAAAACAAAAGAGCTTCTTACATTTGAAGCAAAATACGATGATAGTATGCAGAATTTTATAGATAAAAAATTTGATATGGAGAAAGTTAATGAAGTTACTCAACTTAGGTACATTACTAACAGCTTCACTGCTGACATTTAGTGCTTGTGCAGGTATACAGCCAAAACCGGACGAACAAACGGCAATCGATGATACACTACCTGTAATTACACTGACTAAAAGTGGAATTATTACAGACATGACAAGTATCGCTTTTGAATGGAATAGTATACAAGATCCGAGAGTTGAGAATATATATGTTTATCGAACATCTCCAAAGTCGGACACTAACAAAGAGATGCAGTATTATGATACTGTCAACAGTCGTTTCAAAACACACTATGTTGATGACAGAGTAGAACCGGATACTACATATGCATATAGTTTTAGAGTATTCGCAAAAGATACCCAGGGTAGAATGAGTGAGGTTTATAAAGTCAACACTAAACCTGTCTTACAATCTATCTCTTGGATCCATAGTATTACAGGACTTCCAAGAAGTGCAAAAATTATCTGGCGTCCCCATTCAAATCAAAGAGTGCAAAAATACATTATAGAGCGTAAAACACTTGAAGATACAGAATGGAAAGAGCTTGATACTGTAAATGACAGACTAACTGCAGAGTATTTGGATACAAGGCTTAAGGATAATTATGTATATATGTACAGAATCAGAGTTAAAACATTTGATGGTATCGTATCTACGCCGTCACAAATGGTAAAAGTTGTTACAAAACCTTTACCAAAAAGTGTTACGGATATCAGAGTAACTACTAATCTGCCAAAAGAGATAAAAATTGAGTGGGAAGCAACTACACAAGAAGATTTTTCTAGATACTATGTATACCGTTCAGAGAGTCTAGACGGTTCATATGAATTGATTGCAAAACTTCATAACAATACTTTTACTGATAAAATTGATGAAGATGGTGCACGTTATTTTTATCGTGTAAGTGTTGTAGATAAAGATGGTCTTGAGAGTGAACATGAAAAACGCAGTATTATGGGGATGACTCTGCCAAAACCTGCTGCACCAGCAGTGTTTAAAGCTGAACTTGTAGGTTCGTCTATAGAATTAAACTGGTCAAAAGTAGATCCGAGATCACAAAGTTATATAGTAGTAAAAGAAGCAAAACAAGGTTGGTTTGATTCTAAAAGAGAAGAATTTAGAGATCTTAGAGGAATGAACTTTACTGATAAAGCTGTACTTCCAGACACTACATATACCTATAGAGTATATAGTCTTGATGCTAATCAAATTATCTCTGAAGCAAGTGAAGCAGTAGTTGTTGTAACTCCTGAATCAACAGAGTTTAAAGCAGCACCAAAAGCAAAAGAAGCAGAAGCACAAAGTGTTGAGAAACCTGTTGATGTACAAGGTAACAAAAACGTTATTGCACCGACAGAAGATTTAGAAATGAACGAGTTATAATGCCACATTTACATATTAAAGAGTTTAAAAAGATAGAACTTCCTCAGACAATTGATGGGGTTCAGTTTGATTTTTTTGCAGAGAATGCAACACGTGATGATGAAGAGTTGATATCTGCAAAAGTAGATGGAGAATCATTCTTTCTGCTTGTAAAAAATGAAGAAAACAGAGTGCTGTTAAAAACGGATAAACTTACCCGTCCTGCATCAATTACACTTGTACATAAAGCTTTACTGGCATATGCAAAAGCAGCAGAGCTTGAAGTTCTTGCTTCAAATGTTATAGAGCGTAAGAATGTCCACTTGGATGAATCTACAGCACTCAAAAAGATTGAGTTTTTTGCAAAGGATTTTCCAACAGATAAAGAGGTGCGTATTGAAGTTGGATTTGGTTCTGGGCGCCATTTACTACATCAAGCAGCGAATAATCCTAACGTTCTGTTTATAGGTATTGAAATCCACAGACCCTCAATTGAACAAGTTTTAAAACAAGTTGTTATTCAAAAGCTTGACAATGTTATGGTTCTTGATTATGATGCAAGACTTTTTATGGAACTGGTGCCTTCAAACTTAGTGGGTGCTGTTTATGTACACTTCCCTGTACCTTGGGATAAAAAGCCACATCGTCGTGTCATCTCCACTGCTTTTATTACAGAATGCAGAAGAGTACTGAAAGAGGGCGGTACACTAGAACTTAGAACAGACAGTGAAAATTATTATGCTTATTCGTATGAAACATTTATAGCATTTCCAAAAACAACACTTCTTATCAATAAAAACAAAGATATAGCCATTACTTCAAAGTATGAAGATAGATGGAGAAAGATGGAAAAAAATATCTATGATGTTATTATGACTAACGATGAAATTTCTCCAGAACTTTCAATTGAAGGCAATTTTTCTTTTGAAACACCAAAGTTATCAGATGAAGAGTTATTAAAACTACATGGCAAAACACATAGATTTGATGGTGGATTTATCCATTTTGAAAGAGTTTATACGACCCAAAACGGTGTAATGCTCAGAATCTCTATGGGAAGTTTTGACAGACCAGAGCATCTTTATGTAATTGTAGAAAATAAAGAGGCCAAATATTATCCTGAACTTCCATTAAAATCACGTATGAATTTAAATGCGCATAAATATCTGGGTGAGGTTTTGAATGGATAAAGTTATAATCGCCGAAAATCTATCTCTATCATACTCTAGTGATGAAACTATTATTAATAAAGCTAGTTTCTCTATAGACTCGAGTAGTTTTGTATTTATTACAGGTGCCAGTGGAAGTGGAAAGTCTACATTGCTAAAGTCTCTTTACGGTGCGTTGAGACCTAAAGAGGGTTCTCTTGTTGTAGGCGGGGTGGAGCTGAAAAATGTTTCAAACTCAAAACTTAACTTTTTACGAAAGCATCTAGGGATAGTTTTTCAAGATTATAAACTTGTCAAAGAGTGGACTATTGAAAAAAACATCATGCTTCCTTTGATTATAAACGGTTATGATAAAACAGTGACTCAAAATCAGGTGGATTCACTTTTAAAACATGTAAGGCTCAAACATCAAGCGGGAAAATATCCTATGGAACTTAGTGGTGGAGAGCAACAGCGTGTTGCAATGGCAAGAGCTTTGGCACACAATCCTATTCTTATTTTAGCCGATGAACCGACGGGAAATCTTGATGAATACTCTTCACAATTAATATGGAACCTTTTAGAAGGTGCAAATGAACAGTTGAAGACAACTGTTATTGTTGTGACACACCATATACCTGAAAATCTGAAAGTGAATTATAAACATTATCATATAGAGTTTGGAGATATTCGTGAAGTCCTTTAAAAATCATATATCGTTAGTCTTAGCTTTACTGGGAATTCTATTTTCTTTACAGGTGTTTATGATTGTAGAACGTTCTATAGATACATATAAAGAAAATTTAGCAAATAATTATGCCTTAGTCATTGTAAGTGAAAAGAATCTCGAAACCAAACAACTTATAGCAATCAACCCTCTTGTTGCAAATGTCGAGGCACTCTCTCCTGATAATATCATCACAAAGCTCAATGCCGGCATAAGTAAGACAAATATGGAGTTGTTGAAAGTAACTTTACCGAAGTTTTACAAAGTCTCTTTAGAACATTATCCAAGTCCTGCCGAGCTTAAAAAACTCACGAAATCATTTTTAAGCAATCAATATATTACAAAAGTGGAGACTTTTGAAAAAACACATGATACTACTTATAGACTTCTAGTACTTTTTAAAAATGTTATTACCGTTTTTGCTTTTACTGTGGCAATAGTAACTATATTACTAATCTCTAAAGAGTTAAGAATATGGCAATTTAAACATAATGAACGTATGAGTATTATGGGGCTTTTTGGTGCACCATCATGGCTTCGTTCTGCGGTACTTTTCCGTTTGGCAATTGTAGATGCACTCATTGCATCATTTTTAGCGTTTATTATTTTTGCATATATAGAATCAATGCCGATTATTGCGCAAGAATTTCAACATATAGGTATAAAAATAGTTTTCTTTGACCATTTATATGATTCTTTATTAATGTTAGGGGTCTCTATATCTGTATCTATTATGCTGGCGATGTTCGTTGTATTAGGCCATAAAGAAGAGGTATAATGAACAAACTGTTATTCCTTTTTCTTTTATCTGTTTCATTGCTTTTTAGTGCAAATGATATTGATACAAAAATTAAAAGTACAAGTAAAAAACTAAGTAGTTTTAGCAAAAACTATTCAAAGATCAACAAAAAGATGGCACAAACTGCAAAGGCTATTATTGATCAAAAAAAAGAACTTGCAAAACAGGAAGAATATTTAGAAGAACTCAAGGCTGAACTTGAATCTAAAGCTACAAGTTATAAAGACAGCAGTGCTCAACTTGAAGAATTGAGAAAAAAACAGGAAATTTTAAAACAAAAACAAGAAAAAATAGAAGAGGAACTTGTTTTTGTAATTGCTCAAAGCGTCTCTTTATCGATTATATTGCAAGAAGATTTTAAGAGTGATGCAGATTCTTTAATAGAATTAGAAGTATTAAAATCTATGTTACATGCTTCACAGCAAAAAGCAAAAGATTTGAGCGATACTTTTGTTATAAATGCAAGAGATATAGAGTTTCTACAAAAGAATGCAATCTCTTTAGAGAGTTCAATTAAAGAGATAGATGATAAACGTAAAAACCTTTTAGTAACGAAAGAGGAAAATAAAAAAGCATTAAAGAAGTTAGAAGTTGCAAAAGCATCATATAAAAAAGAATTAGAAGGGCTTTTAAAAAGACAAAATGCTTTAAAAGATACTCTTTCACAACTCAATCTTATTAAAGTAGATCAACAAAAAAAAGAACAAGAAGAGAAAGAGCGTAAGGAAGCTTTAGCAAAAAAAGATATTTACGTAGATAATCAAAATCTTCCAAAAGTAAAAAAACACGGTAGTTCTTATCAAGCGATGAAAACAATTGAGTATCGTGGACCAAAAACAATTGCTCCATTAAACAATTATACTATCACGAAAAATTATGGGACATATACAGATCCTATTTACGGAATAAAAATTTTCAACGAGTCTATCTCTTTAAAACCTAAAAAAGCAGATGCAAAAGTAAGAACTGTATTTAACGGAAAAGTTATTTATGCAGACAAAACAGCAGTATTAGACAATATTGTTATTGTTGAACATGATGAAGGATTGCATACTATCTACGCAAACCTTTCACAAATCGCTCCAAATATTAAAACGGGTAAAAAGATTAAAAAAGGGTATACGATAGGACGTGTCAAAGATGAACTAGTCTTTGAAGTTACTAAAAAGACGTATCACATCAATCCTATAAGATTATTTAGGTAGATTTAGGTATAATCGCGAAAAATTTTAGATTAGAGAAATGATATGAACTTTATACAAACACGTGGAATTGATCCTACAAAACCTGCGACTGTGACATTTTCACAGGCGATTTTAGATCCGATTGCTTCTTATGGTGGGTTGTATGTTCCTGAAAAACTACCTGAACTAGGTGCAGCATTTTTAGAAAAACATCGTAATTCATCTTACAAAGTTTTAGCAAAAGATATGTTAGATGCTTTTGATATAGATATTGATTCATCTGTAATTGACGAGGCATTAAATCTATATGACAAATTTGATGACGCTAACAATCCTGTACCTGTAGTAAAAGTAAAAGAGAATCTTTATGTAAGTGAACTATACCATGGTCCAACTCGTGCATTTAAAGATATGGCACTGCAACCATTTGGTATTGTACTTTCATCAATCGCACAAAGAAAGAATGAAAACTACTTAATCTTAGCTGCAACAAGCGGTGATACAGGTCCTGCTGCACTAGAAACATTCAAAAACCGTGCGAATGTAAGAGTAGCTTGTTTATACCCAGATGGCGGTACAAGTGACGTACAAAGATTGCAAATGGTAACAGAAAATGCTGCAAACTTAAAAGTAATCGGTATTCACGGTGTATTTGACGATGCTCAATCAGCTTTAAAAAGATTACTGGCGTCAACTGAGTTTAAAAAAGCACTTTCTGAAAAAAATACAAAACTTTCAGCGGCAAACTCGGTAAATTTCGGTCGTATCATTTTTCAAATCATTTACCATATTCACAGTTATTTAGAACTTGTTCGTCAAAATGCGATCACTATGGGTGAAAAAGTATATTTAAATGTACCGAGTGGAAACTTCGGTAACGCTCTTGGTGGTTATTATGCATGGAAAATGGGTCTTCCGGTTGAGAAAATTATCATCTCTTCAAATGAGAACAATGTTTTAACTCGTCTAATTAAAACAGGAAAATATGATCTTAACGGTTTTGATGTAGTAAATACAACTTCACCAGCTATGGATATTTTAAAATCTTCTAACGTAGAGAGAATTCTTTTCGATATGTTCGGAGAAGTAAGAACAAAAGAGTTAATGCAAGACTTAGAAGAAAAAAATGTTTATGAGCTTACAGCAGATGAACTTGCTACTCTTCGCGAGTCTTTTGATGCAGATTTCTGTAATGGGGATGAGGGTAAAGCTTATATCAAAGATACTTTTGAAAATGATTCTTATTTAATGGATCCACATACTGCTACATGTTTTAAAGCTTTTGAAACATGTTGTGATCCAAAAATCAAGTCTATTATCTATTCAACTGCAGAGTGGACAAAGTTCTCTCCTGTAATTGCGAATGCTTTAACAGGTGAAGTTGATGCACAGGATATTGTAGCACTGGAGTCAATTTCTAAAACTGCAAACTTAGAAATCCCTGCAATGGTAAAAGGCCTTTTCACTAAAGAGATTACACAAAAGACTGTTATTAACAAAGAAAATATTGAAAAAGAGATTCTAGATTTTATCTAGTCTCTTTCCTCCACTCTTTTAAATTTCCAAATCAAAAATTAATTTTTCTTATAGCTTTTATACTCGTTTAATAATATATGTCTTACAATGATGCTATACACTAACAGGATTCGTTATGAGTATGGATGAAGATTTAGAACGTAAAAGACATATGTTGTACTATAATCAGCTGTTACAAACCGATAGACGTGAAAAACTCAAAGGTGGTAAGCAGCAGAAGAAAAAGAACAAACTAAGTTTTGGACAACAAAAGGTTGATTTTAAAGACTATGTTTATGCTCCTGATAATTATGAATTTATAGCATATATTGTCTATTTTGTAGCAGTGCCTTATATAGCAGGTGCTTTCTTTTTATTTCTTTTTATTGCCGGTGGAGATTTTGATAATTTTATGCTGTTAAATCTCAACTCTTTTATTATTGTATGGTTGATAGGATATGAGATTGTTGCAGCATTTCTACTATTTTGGATTTTTATTATGTTTTTACAGTATGAAAAAGAGGATGATTACGATCCTTACGGATTCGGATGAGAAAAATTATCTCATTCTCTCCTCTTTTGGTGCATCCTGAGGGACAAGACCGTACTTTGAAAGATCAATGTATATCTCTTTTCTTTTATCTTTTAAAAGTTTTTGCATAACAGGATTACGATCCATTTTATAAGTTTCTGTTTTTACAACATTTCCCTTCTGATCATAATACTTTTTAAGTCCAACTTTATAGTTGTTTTTATAATAAACTTCAGAATAAAGATAACCTTCAAGATCCCACTCTTTCATCACCCCCTCACGTCTACCCATAACATAATTGACTTCAGAACCCAGTACACC is a window from the Sulfurimonas sp. C5 genome containing:
- a CDS encoding ABC transporter ATP-binding protein → MDKVIIAENLSLSYSSDETIINKASFSIDSSSFVFITGASGSGKSTLLKSLYGALRPKEGSLVVGGVELKNVSNSKLNFLRKHLGIVFQDYKLVKEWTIEKNIMLPLIINGYDKTVTQNQVDSLLKHVRLKHQAGKYPMELSGGEQQRVAMARALAHNPILILADEPTGNLDEYSSQLIWNLLEGANEQLKTTVIVVTHHIPENLKVNYKHYHIEFGDIREVL
- a CDS encoding peptidoglycan DD-metalloendopeptidase family protein, which translates into the protein MNKLLFLFLLSVSLLFSANDIDTKIKSTSKKLSSFSKNYSKINKKMAQTAKAIIDQKKELAKQEEYLEELKAELESKATSYKDSSAQLEELRKKQEILKQKQEKIEEELVFVIAQSVSLSIILQEDFKSDADSLIELEVLKSMLHASQQKAKDLSDTFVINARDIEFLQKNAISLESSIKEIDDKRKNLLVTKEENKKALKKLEVAKASYKKELEGLLKRQNALKDTLSQLNLIKVDQQKKEQEEKERKEALAKKDIYVDNQNLPKVKKHGSSYQAMKTIEYRGPKTIAPLNNYTITKNYGTYTDPIYGIKIFNESISLKPKKADAKVRTVFNGKVIYADKTAVLDNIVIVEHDEGLHTIYANLSQIAPNIKTGKKIKKGYTIGRVKDELVFEVTKKTYHINPIRLFR
- a CDS encoding cell division protein FtsX, giving the protein MIVERSIDTYKENLANNYALVIVSEKNLETKQLIAINPLVANVEALSPDNIITKLNAGISKTNMELLKVTLPKFYKVSLEHYPSPAELKKLTKSFLSNQYITKVETFEKTHDTTYRLLVLFKNVITVFAFTVAIVTILLISKELRIWQFKHNERMSIMGLFGAPSWLRSAVLFRLAIVDALIASFLAFIIFAYIESMPIIAQEFQHIGIKIVFFDHLYDSLLMLGVSISVSIMLAMFVVLGHKEEV
- the trmB gene encoding tRNA (guanosine(46)-N7)-methyltransferase TrmB — encoded protein: MPHLHIKEFKKIELPQTIDGVQFDFFAENATRDDEELISAKVDGESFFLLVKNEENRVLLKTDKLTRPASITLVHKALLAYAKAAELEVLASNVIERKNVHLDESTALKKIEFFAKDFPTDKEVRIEVGFGSGRHLLHQAANNPNVLFIGIEIHRPSIEQVLKQVVIQKLDNVMVLDYDARLFMELVPSNLVGAVYVHFPVPWDKKPHRRVISTAFITECRRVLKEGGTLELRTDSENYYAYSYETFIAFPKTTLLINKNKDIAITSKYEDRWRKMEKNIYDVIMTNDEISPELSIEGNFSFETPKLSDEELLKLHGKTHRFDGGFIHFERVYTTQNGVMLRISMGSFDRPEHLYVIVENKEAKYYPELPLKSRMNLNAHKYLGEVLNG
- the thrC gene encoding threonine synthase, which encodes MNFIQTRGIDPTKPATVTFSQAILDPIASYGGLYVPEKLPELGAAFLEKHRNSSYKVLAKDMLDAFDIDIDSSVIDEALNLYDKFDDANNPVPVVKVKENLYVSELYHGPTRAFKDMALQPFGIVLSSIAQRKNENYLILAATSGDTGPAALETFKNRANVRVACLYPDGGTSDVQRLQMVTENAANLKVIGIHGVFDDAQSALKRLLASTEFKKALSEKNTKLSAANSVNFGRIIFQIIYHIHSYLELVRQNAITMGEKVYLNVPSGNFGNALGGYYAWKMGLPVEKIIISSNENNVLTRLIKTGKYDLNGFDVVNTTSPAMDILKSSNVERILFDMFGEVRTKELMQDLEEKNVYELTADELATLRESFDADFCNGDEGKAYIKDTFENDSYLMDPHTATCFKAFETCCDPKIKSIIYSTAEWTKFSPVIANALTGEVDAQDIVALESISKTANLEIPAMVKGLFTKEITQKTVINKENIEKEILDFI